CGAAAGTCATGGCTTAAAAGATAACAATGGAAAACCTAAAGTTATAGAGAGCTACCGTAACTTAGGGGCAACAGCCAAAATATCACTTGTGCTGAAGGACAAAAACGGAAATGAAGAGAGTTTTAGTAAGAACTTGACAGAGCATACTAAAATGGACTTGCCAGTTCTGTATATAGGTCAAGAAGAACTTTCGTCAATCGCTACAGATGATAAAAACTTAACTCCGACGATAACCGCTTTTCTGGGTATCGAAAATGACATCATAGAGAGCGACAAAATCGAAGGCATAATTACTCACGATTTATCGCAAATAGAACATTTTAGTACATTATTGAATGAGCTTGAAGAAAAGTATACCAAACTCTTTGAAGTAAACGACAAGTCATTTTTGGAGAAACTCAAAGACTATCGTCTAAAAAAGGAAAGCCAAATAAAGAGGTTGTCTTCCACTGAAACTGAAGTCCTGGTAAAAAAACTTAGAGTCGTAATCGAGCAAGGTCAGAAGATTAAAAATGTGCTTGAACGCTTACCCACCTTAGAGGCAGAGCTTAAGGTCATTGCAAATGGGAAAAGTATCGAGGCAACTAACAAGTTGCTTGCTGACATACCTGCTCTTGAAGGTTTTACTATACCTACCATAGAAATAACAGCACAGCTTGAAGCAATAAAAAATAGTGCTGATGCTATGGAAAAGGAAAAGAAAGAGCTGACGGAGAACTACCATACGATTCTAGAAGAGCTAAAGCGACAAGGAGTCAAGGAAGACGTACGCTTACTCACAGAAAGCATTCGGAAATTGCAGGACGAAATTAACGACATCGACGCTGATGCAAAATCTTACGAAACAGCCATTTTAGAACTCGACAACTACCGAGAGGAACTCAAGGCCATGGGTCAGTCATTAAGTAATCTTGTCGGCGGAAGGGTCATAAAAATTAACGAGGCTTTTCAAAACTTCGTGAATACGAATGAATTATCAGATGAAGACGAACAACAGTTATTCAGTTCCATCATAAAAGGCGTAGGTGTTGAAGGTGAAATCACATTCGATGAAACTAAACTTATTAAGATACTAATTGATGAATGCTTCGACTCTAGAACCGCTAAAGATAAAGCTTATATTCGTAAAGCCATAATGGGTGATGATGGAGTACAGCCCATTACGTTTAAGGGATTCATAGACTTCTGGAAATCTGGTCTGATATGGCCTTTACTCGAAAAGCTCAAATTTAATAAATATGGCAATGTAAAATTCATCGACGTCATTTTCAATAGGTGGAATGAATACATAAGCGTCCGTACCAAAATAAGCTTAGATAACATACCTGTCGAAAACCTCTCACTTGGTCAGAGAGGAACTTTACTTTTAAAAATATACCTTGCCAGTGCTACCGATAAGCAGATATTTATAATAGACCAACCTGAAGACAATTTAGACAATAAGTTCATCACTAATGAAATGGTACCTATGCTAAGAGCCATAAAGCAGAGTCGCCAAGTAATTTTATCAACCCACAACGCTAATATAGTAGTTGGCTGCGACGCAGACCAGGTAATCGTCGCAAGACTAGACGAAAAGAAGAAAGCTGACAGGAAATATGCTAGTGGTAGTATCGAGAGTGAAGACATTAACCACTACATTCAGACGATATTAGAGGGCGGTAGTGAAGCCCTGGCACATCGTTATCGTCGCTACGTCTCGTAATTAATCAGTTGTAACTTCTCATTATTGATACTAGACCTGTTTATTAAGATTGTCATGTATAGTGGAGCCCCTTGCGTCCAGTATTTATGTCCATCTATATCTAGATATTTATAAGTTTGATTGCCAAAGTTTTCTGTATAGCCATACTGTCTTATTCCCATTACCATGTGCTCAAACCAAGGTCTTCTGTCAGGGTTCCAATGAGTAACGGTGTACTCATGTGGAGCGTTTTTATATTTATCTGATTTAGCAGCCTGCCACCGCACGCTTTGTATGTAAAGCCTACAAAATTCTATAAAATCTTGTTGTTCTTCGTTATTTTTCATTTTTCTCCTTATTCTTACTAAAGTCGGGGTCTTTTCGTTCCAAGTACCAACGTATAGTAGGCAAATCACCTCGAATAATGGCGTCTATAACTCCTAGCCTAGCCCTTTCTTTAACTGTGTTCTCAGATAGCTCTAAAATGTCTGAAAAGTGTCGTTTATTTCGAATGTGATAATAGTAGGCTTCGTGTGATATACCAGTGGCTTGACATGCTTTCCTGATGCTCAGACCACTCTCTCTTGCCACTACGACTTTCCTGACAGTCTCAGGTGTGATTACAGTTGGTCTACCTAGTGTTTCTTGAACTGAGCGACGCATAAGCTTACACAAGCTCCTGTGCGGTTAATAACGTTCCCGATAGGTTAAATGTTTCGACTAAGCTTTTTAGTCTATAATCTTCATTAGCAGCTAGAGCTGATGTTTGAAAAGCGTCCGCTATCTCCTGCCATAGAAAACTAAACACTCCTTGCGGAGTGCTTAGTTTTCTATGGCAGTGCGATAGCGCTGGGATCGAACCCGCCTACCGGACTAATTAAATAGGCTGATATGTGGTTTGCCCGAGGTGTAAGCCGCCCGTTATAATAAAAGGTATAAAACTACTTAGCAGACAGGAGATACCGATGAAGATCAGTAAAGCGCTTTTTACCGTTATAATTATTATCACGATTCTAGTGAGCGGTGCGATGGGATACTTAATACGCACTCTCCAGTTTGATGAACGAAAAGCCGAATTAGAAGAGGAGGTTCTAGAGCTTCGTCAGGATGTCGAGGCCTTAGAACTGCAGCTAATAGACGAGACTACTGCGGAATAAACGTACCGTTTTAAACCCAAGCAAGTTATACTGGAAGAAATGTCTAACCTACAACAGTCATATCCATTTCAGACTGCTGGTGCAATCTGCGAAACCAGCCTGGCCGTACTACCACTTGGTACAAGCTTAAATGAAGTGAGGAAGTTTCTTCATGATAATGGGGATAGTTTGGCTACGGCTGACTATGTATATGCAGTAGATAGTGACGGGCGATTGATGGGATTGGTCTCTCTGCGTCAGGTATTTATGCACGATGCAACCATTCTTATCGATGACCTGCTTGAACGAGAAGTGATCAGTATCGCCCCCCGGGCTGATCAGGAGCACCTCGTGCGTCTCGCCTTAAAACACGAACTGAAATCGGTACCAGTAGTGGAGCGTGGCATCCTCATCGGCGTTGTGCCGCCCCATAAGATTCTCAAGATTCTTCATGATGAGAACGTTGAGGACTTAGTCAAAGAAGCCGGTCTAGTCCAACGCAGTTTAATCAGCGGTAAATCACTAGGCATCCAGATTCGCGGACGGCTACCTTGGTTGCTTTATGGTACGTTTGGCGGGTTACTGGCCGCCGGTGTCGTGCAGAGCTTTGAGCGGGCATTGACAGAGGAGCTGCTCTTGGCCGCTTTCATACCGACCATAGTCTACTTGGCTGGGGCCGTCGGTAATCAGGTACAGACCATCTATGTCCGCGCCTATGCCTTCGGTCTTTCTCGTAGTTTAGGCACCTCGATTCGGCGGGAACTATCGGTAGCTAGCATTATTGGAGTGCTAATCAGTCTAGTGCTAGCCGCCACTATCATGGCCTGGCTTTCCCAGCCAGTTTTAGCATTAATCGTATCTACCGCCGCTCTAATCAGTATTATATTTGCCGGGCTGGTGTCTGTAATCATGCCTTGGTTATTCATCAAGCTACACTATGATCCGGCAGTAGCGAGCGGACCCCTGGGCACAATAGTTCTTGATGTAAGTAGTATCCTAGTCTACTTCAGTGTGGCGCAGTACATTCTCCACTATATCGGCTAGGGACGGTTTAGTTGCCACTATACTTACGCCTAGGCTACAATACTGCTAATGCTAATTAGAGATAAACTGTCGCACCTCCAGCAAGACCATTCGGTTTTTATCGTTCAGATAATTATCGCCATTACCGTCATCATCGACTATTCTATTTCCAATACGATCGATACCAATCTCGGAGGATTGTTCTATATATTGCCGTTACTGGGTATTATCCCCACGCTTTTCTTTCCGGTAGGTGACTACACTGCCCCGCGGGTGCGTCGTCTACTACTCATCCTTCATCATGCTATCGTAGCGGTGCTGCTGATATTCTTTACCGACGTATTTGGTCCTTATTTTCAGCTACTGATCTTGCTGCTTTTCACTTCAGCTATTTGGAACGGCTTGCGCGGTATTGTAGCCAGTCTATTTGTGGCCTACGTCACGGTCGGTATCGCTAGCTGGTACCAATTTCAAGGTAATATGACTCCTTCCCAGTGGTATCAGCTGAGCCTTTATTTGGTTGGCCTTACGGTCTTAGGTCTACTGTTCGAGCGGGTGACGCACAACTATCGCCGTGATACTGAACGGCAAGATGAAGCCAATCAGAGTCTCTACTTCGAACGAACTCGCCTACTTAGCTTAATTAATAGTATGGCCGATGCCGTGGTGGCTACCGATCAGCAAGGGAAGGTATTGCTTTATAATGGAGCGGCCTTAGAGCTGTTTAACACTAACGAATCACTCTACAATCAGTCGCTTGAACATCTTGTCCAGTTGAAACAGCCTAACGGCGAACCTTTTGAAGTTATAGCCGCCGCCCAGCAAGCTTCAGGTACCTTAGTACGTGATGATATCTACTTTCGGGCCAGTGATGAATCGGAGATCGATATCAACCTGAGCGTCTCTCCGGTTTCGTCGCCTGGAAGTGAGCAGAGCCGGGCCGGCTTCATCTTCGTCTTACGGGATATCACTAAACAGAAGACTCTCGATGAGCAGCGTGATGAGTTTATCTCTACCGCCTCACATGAGCTGCGTACCCCAATCGCTATCGCTGAGGCCAATATATCTACCGCTATGATGCCGAAGTTTGCTGATCAGCTGAGCGAGGAGGGCAGGAAGCTACTAGAGCAGGCCCATGAGAACGTACTATTCTTGAGTAATCTAGTTAACGATTTGCACGTCCTGGCTCAGGCCGAGAAGGGTCGGTTGGAGATAGATGTGGCCGAGGTTGATCCGGCTGATTTCTTAAACCGTCTGCAAGATGATTATCGCCAGCAGGCTACTGCTAAGGGCCTGAAGTTTGAGCTTGAAGTAGAGAAGGCTGTCCGACCGATTACCACCAGCCTGGACGCAGTGAAAGAGATCATGCAGAACTTCATCACCAATGCCATAAAATATACTGAAACAGGTACGGTTACCTTAATCGCTCGCGCTGATAGTGAGGGTGATGGTGTAGTGTTTGCCGTCAAAGACAGCGGTATCGGCATATCGGCGTCTGATCAAAAGCATATCTTCGAGAAGTTCTATCGTTCGGAAGACTACCGGACGCGACAGAGTGGCGGCACTGGTCTCGGCCTCTACATCACTAAGCGACTAGTCGAGCGAATGGGCGGACGATTATGGTTTGAGAGTCAGCTTAATAAAGGTTCTACCTTCTATTGTGCGCTACCGGCCGAGCCTATGCTTGCTGATGAGTCACCAACTGGGACTGACTGACGTCTCGCTGCTTCCAGGCGACCGCCCCGCGGCGGTGACGCAAGATGGAGGCCATGAGCAGACCGAGCTCGAGCAGGCAGATGAAGGGTAGGGCTAGAATTCCGAGGGAGGAATTACTGACGTGCCCGCGGATAGTTACGAGCCAAGCCGCCGCCACTATCAGATATAGCCAGGGGTAGAGAGCTAGGCTAATTAAGGGCAGTAAAGTTAGTGAGAAGTGCAGCAGACCAAGGCTATAAAAATCGCGGTATAGTGGCCACAAATAACGAATCCGAGATTCGATCAGGCTACTCGGCTTCTTCAGTAGCACTGTATCGAGTCGATAGTTATTGAAGAAACGGAATCTCCCGGTGCGACTAAAGTGGCGAGCCAGCATCAGTTCGGGCAGCATTACCTCTGGATAGCGTGCAAAGCCACCGTGTTGACGGTAGGCGGTGGTCTTAAATATCTGCAAGCCGCCGTAGGCCGGAGCTAAAGCGGTGCTCTGGTGCGGGATAAGGAGTATCAGCCAGTTCAGCAACGGGTAGGAGAGGATCTGTCGACGCGACTGCAATAGCAGCTGGGGTAGAGTGGAGAGGCCGTCTAGTTTGCCAGCCACCATCGCCCGAATCAGCCGGTTCAAGCCCTTAGACTTAAGTAGTACGTCCGTATCACAGAACACCAGATATTCGCCACTGGCTGTCTGGGCCAATTGTTGACAGGCCCAGTTCTTGCCTACCCAGCCATTCGGTGGTGGTAGACCTTTCATAAAGCGAACTCCATCTTGGGCAAAGGCGCGGATTTTTTCGGAAGTAGCATCGCCAGAGAGGTCGTCCAGGACAATAATCTCTAACTTTGGGTAATCGAGAGCCAGCGCCTGATGCAGGCTGTTTGTGATGGCGTGGGTCTCGTTCCGCGCCGGAATCAGCAGGGAGACAGTAGGTGCTTCAGATGTGTTTAACGGCTTGCCGACAACTCGGTTCGACCAGCTACTGTAGAGTGCTGTGAGTAACAGACCACTGGCTGTGATAGTGACTATGAGGAACAACATATGTCCTATGCTATCATAAGTAGCCTCAACCCTAGCCCGCTAAGGCGATTTCAACACGTACTGATGATTGACAGGCACTAGTGTTATACCGTATGATTGACAAAAGCCCCGAAATGCAGGCTTTTTTTATTTGGAGGACCGTCCGGTTATGCGCGCACTGCTAACGTATTTTAAGGAGTCCTGGCACGAGCTGGAAAAAGTTACTTGGCCGGATCGTAAGACTACGATTCAGCTAACGGTAGCGGTTATCATACTCTCACTGCTCGTGGGCGGATTTATAGCAGCCGTGGACTACGGTCTTACCGAAGTGCTACAACAGATAATTTTAGGATTGTAAGGAGTTAGAGAATGAGCGAAACAGCCGAAGCACAGCGGGCGTGGTATGCCATTCATACCTATTCAGGCTATGAAGACAAGGTGTCGGACAATATCAAGCAGCGCATCGAGACGTTGGACCTAGCCGATAAGATTTTCGACGTTATCGTACCGAAGGAAAAACAGATCGAGATCAAGAACGGTAAACGTCGCGTGGTCGAGAATAAGATCTTCCAGGGCTACGTGCTAGTAGAGATGATTCTATCTGAAGAGTCATGGTATGCCGTGCGCAACACTCCCAATGTTACCGGATTCGTCGGTAGTGGGGACGAACCAACTCCAGTCGGTGAGGACGAGATCCGTTCGATCAAGAAGCGAATGGGTGTGGAAGAGCCGAAGTATAAGATCAACTTCACCCCGGGAGAGTCCGTCAATATCACCGACGGACCATTTAAAGGCTTCGATGGTAGTATCTCTGAGATCGATGAGCAAAAGGGCAAGATTAAGGTATTAGTAAATATTTTTGGACGCGAAACACCGGTAGAGCTAGATAGCTTACAGGTAGAGAAGGTATAAGGAGTAAATCATGGCTAAGAAGATTGTTGCGAATATCAAGATGAGAGTGCCGGCCGGGAAGGCTACACCGGCACCACCGGTTGGCTCTATCCTGGGTCAGTACGGTGTGAATATGATGGATTTTATAAATCCGTTTAACGAACAGACTCGAGATATGCAGGGTAGTTTACCGGTTCACGTGACGATTTACGAAGATCGAAGCTTCACCTTCATTGTTAAGGGTCAACCGACCGATGATTTGATTCGGGAAAAACTCGGTATCGATAAGGCTTCCGGTGAGCCAAACAAGACTAAGGTCGGTAAGCTCACTGCCCAACAGGTGGCCGAGATTGCTGAAGTTAAGCTAGTCGATATGAATACCGATGACCTAGAGGCTGCTAAGCGTGTGGTCGCCGGTTCCGCTCGTAGTATGGGCGTCGAGGTAGAGAAGTAATAAACTAACGCAACAGTGGGACCTCGCTACTAGCGGGGGCTTGGACCACGAAGGAGATAAGATGGCTACAGAGACTGAAATTAAGAAGATGAAGCGCGGTGAGCTGAATGAGTTTGCTGCCACTCTCGGGCTTAACCCGGATGAGTACGCTCGGATTGATGACCTGCGTAGTGCCGTATTTACGACTATGAGTGAATCGGCTACAGAAGAGAGCAGTGAGACTGCTGAGGAGACAGAGACAGC
Above is a genomic segment from Candidatus Saccharimonadales bacterium containing:
- a CDS encoding AAA family ATPase, translating into MSSLNEGSVWRKWDLQVQTRLDQNYTCLGNSLEPSELDKLATASGLTSTEIKAQEMSMSAEKYAKLFVNYIGLFTDINVIAITDHNNGKDIDLLLQEVSDSPYDLTILPGIEVASNHGIHILCVFDSEKCWKDNWESAIDHFLTEIGLTSSRFNASKQPLNASASSQEILDLVSTKNGVSIFAHINTSRGLFMQSNTANGGTAHSDIYLHEHCQIVQVPHSGNLSSGTVNIINGKDPQYGNKSVTKIKCSDSRKLSDIGSQFCWIKSDATLNGLKQVIYEPTLRVKIQDTNPYEDNQKLALSSFSVEDGSGFKISDQTIPLNRDLVAIIGGRGSGKSLLLETIAVVNESHGLKDNNGKPKVIESYRNLGATAKISLVLKDKNGNEESFSKNLTEHTKMDLPVLYIGQEELSSIATDDKNLTPTITAFLGIENDIIESDKIEGIITHDLSQIEHFSTLLNELEEKYTKLFEVNDKSFLEKLKDYRLKKESQIKRLSSTETEVLVKKLRVVIEQGQKIKNVLERLPTLEAELKVIANGKSIEATNKLLADIPALEGFTIPTIEITAQLEAIKNSADAMEKEKKELTENYHTILEELKRQGVKEDVRLLTESIRKLQDEINDIDADAKSYETAILELDNYREELKAMGQSLSNLVGGRVIKINEAFQNFVNTNELSDEDEQQLFSSIIKGVGVEGEITFDETKLIKILIDECFDSRTAKDKAYIRKAIMGDDGVQPITFKGFIDFWKSGLIWPLLEKLKFNKYGNVKFIDVIFNRWNEYISVRTKISLDNIPVENLSLGQRGTLLLKIYLASATDKQIFIIDQPEDNLDNKFITNEMVPMLRAIKQSRQVILSTHNANIVVGCDADQVIVARLDEKKKADRKYASGSIESEDINHYIQTILEGGSEALAHRYRRYVS
- a CDS encoding ATP-binding protein, producing the protein MLIRDKLSHLQQDHSVFIVQIIIAITVIIDYSISNTIDTNLGGLFYILPLLGIIPTLFFPVGDYTAPRVRRLLLILHHAIVAVLLIFFTDVFGPYFQLLILLLFTSAIWNGLRGIVASLFVAYVTVGIASWYQFQGNMTPSQWYQLSLYLVGLTVLGLLFERVTHNYRRDTERQDEANQSLYFERTRLLSLINSMADAVVATDQQGKVLLYNGAALELFNTNESLYNQSLEHLVQLKQPNGEPFEVIAAAQQASGTLVRDDIYFRASDESEIDINLSVSPVSSPGSEQSRAGFIFVLRDITKQKTLDEQRDEFISTASHELRTPIAIAEANISTAMMPKFADQLSEEGRKLLEQAHENVLFLSNLVNDLHVLAQAEKGRLEIDVAEVDPADFLNRLQDDYRQQATAKGLKFELEVEKAVRPITTSLDAVKEIMQNFITNAIKYTETGTVTLIARADSEGDGVVFAVKDSGIGISASDQKHIFEKFYRSEDYRTRQSGGTGLGLYITKRLVERMGGRLWFESQLNKGSTFYCALPAEPMLADESPTGTD
- the nusG gene encoding transcription termination/antitermination protein NusG gives rise to the protein MSETAEAQRAWYAIHTYSGYEDKVSDNIKQRIETLDLADKIFDVIVPKEKQIEIKNGKRRVVENKIFQGYVLVEMILSEESWYAVRNTPNVTGFVGSGDEPTPVGEDEIRSIKKRMGVEEPKYKINFTPGESVNITDGPFKGFDGSISEIDEQKGKIKVLVNIFGRETPVELDSLQVEKV
- the rplK gene encoding 50S ribosomal protein L11; this encodes MAKKIVANIKMRVPAGKATPAPPVGSILGQYGVNMMDFINPFNEQTRDMQGSLPVHVTIYEDRSFTFIVKGQPTDDLIREKLGIDKASGEPNKTKVGKLTAQQVAEIAEVKLVDMNTDDLEAAKRVVAGSARSMGVEVEK
- a CDS encoding glycosyltransferase; the encoded protein is MLFLIVTITASGLLLTALYSSWSNRVVGKPLNTSEAPTVSLLIPARNETHAITNSLHQALALDYPKLEIIVLDDLSGDATSEKIRAFAQDGVRFMKGLPPPNGWVGKNWACQQLAQTASGEYLVFCDTDVLLKSKGLNRLIRAMVAGKLDGLSTLPQLLLQSRRQILSYPLLNWLILLIPHQSTALAPAYGGLQIFKTTAYRQHGGFARYPEVMLPELMLARHFSRTGRFRFFNNYRLDTVLLKKPSSLIESRIRYLWPLYRDFYSLGLLHFSLTLLPLISLALYPWLYLIVAAAWLVTIRGHVSNSSLGILALPFICLLELGLLMASILRHRRGAVAWKQRDVSQSQLVTHQQA
- a CDS encoding magnesium transporter, with protein sequence MSNLQQSYPFQTAGAICETSLAVLPLGTSLNEVRKFLHDNGDSLATADYVYAVDSDGRLMGLVSLRQVFMHDATILIDDLLEREVISIAPRADQEHLVRLALKHELKSVPVVERGILIGVVPPHKILKILHDENVEDLVKEAGLVQRSLISGKSLGIQIRGRLPWLLYGTFGGLLAAGVVQSFERALTEELLLAAFIPTIVYLAGAVGNQVQTIYVRAYAFGLSRSLGTSIRRELSVASIIGVLISLVLAATIMAWLSQPVLALIVSTAALISIIFAGLVSVIMPWLFIKLHYDPAVASGPLGTIVLDVSSILVYFSVAQYILHYIG